One Eretmochelys imbricata isolate rEreImb1 chromosome 9, rEreImb1.hap1, whole genome shotgun sequence genomic window, TTCATCTTATTTTATACAGAGACAGTCTTCCACTGATTTGGTCACTCTTTTTTTCACAGGTGAGCTCTGGAAAGGAGCCATCAACCAGGGAGATCTTTTCAGATTGCTGCTAACTATGAGGCTGCTACCAAGGCAGGCATCATCTCCTAGGAGCAAGAAGCAGCCGCCACTGCTGCCTAGCAAGGGAGGCCGACAGATCTTCCACAGGACAGCAGCTGAGAGACACAACTTGCTCTATCAGAGGCAGCATTTTAActgttaaagaaaaagaaatctctCAAACCTATGCAAGCTGTGAATAAAATTAAAGTTTAATAATATACAACAAACAAGATCCTAgaataaaaattgttttgaaacgTTTGCACTGATAAGGCAAATCAAAATGCATTTactaaataaaatacattaatagatctaaaaaaaaaaatgtaaaggaaaacaATACCTGAAAAATCTCTCTTTGCCATCGAGGTGAACCATGTGCAAAACTCAGAGAagcaaaacaaacataaaaactgAACCATAAATAGCTACTAAATGAATTCATAATCTGCGTGCTACCATGTTGTTCTTAAACATTATAGAATTGAAAACCCAAATTTGCAGAAGACAAGGAAATTTAGCATTGGTTCTGCTCTGTTTGGAGAAGGGAGGAAGACGATTTAATAAAGTACTCCAGATACAGAAAAGTGCCAGTCTTTGCAAACGGTACTAAAagggaatttagaaagagttAATGCAGCAAACCCCGTCACAAAATGGTCACTTTAAGTAATCCCTACACCTGATTTTCCTAGTTTTCTCAGCAATAAATACATTTAGTTGTATCCCGTGTCCCAGACATAAGACAATAGTATTGGAAGCTCTCAAATAAGTACCTCACCCAAAGATGGATGCTATTCCAGGCAAATATTCCAACTTCAACTAATATGATAATACTTCTCCTCCTTCTTGAAATGAGACTATTTTGAAGACTGATTCTTCAGTGGTTCATTGCAGCACTTCAGTTTTAAACCTGATCTAATGAGCAGCAATAGAAGTTACGGCCTCTAAAGATAAGCAATTGACATGTTAGCATATTAATGTACTCATATGTCACATAACTCACTAGAAAACAGTTTGCAGCATGACCCATATATTTGACCCTTTACATGCAAACCTTGTTTACTTCTTAAATATAAAGCTACTTCCTGCTGGCAAAAGTCCTGATTAAAATAACACAGATTGTAGTAATTTTTAACAAAAATCTATTGCTTAAAATTCCTCAAAGTTGCAGATAATATATCATTAGTTAGAGTAAAGCTTTAAAAATCAGTCAGCAGAGTCCACTTCAATCTCTGCATGATAATAAAGGATTATTATGTGGAGTAACCTATTTATGAAAAGGAAACAGTGTGCTTCTTTCAGACCCCATCAATTGCTTTAATAAGGAATTGAAAAGCCTGGCCTACTTTATATGCAGATCACCATCCCAGTTGCATAAGGATTTACAAtagacaaaacaaaactttttgttgTAAATAAGGGCTGTTTGTTGAAATCACACAATGTTTGGATCTAAAAATTATTTACAGGCTACTAAGGCTCTATAAAGTTTGTGTATCTCACTTGTTAATTAAAACGTTTTCAATATTCTTCAGGAAGGAAAGAAATGTACATTTTAGATGTGAAGGTAACGATTCAAGTAACACAAGCCCAAGTCAAAGGCAGAACAGAAAACATATTGACTATGTTTACTGATGTTCTTATTAAAACCCATATTGAGATTAAAAGGTAATTGATTAATAAACCCCTCTAAAAATTTAAACTACTGTATTTAGTAGGAGCTGTTTATCAACTGGGTTAGGATTGTTGCACTGTTACTTTCTATTTAGATAGGGAAAACATGAAATTGTTCACGTTGCTGAAAGTTAGTATGATGTATCTATCAATCTCTAGCAGACTGAGGGGACCCAGGTTCTAATCTCACTTCTGAAGTTTCTTTGCAAGTTTGTTTATTCATTTAAGTGTATGGCTGTGTGTTTAATGAGGTTGTGTGGCGGCCCCTGCTGGTGTGCATGCTTATTTTAAAAGTACTACACCTGGCAAGAAAACAAACTGGTAATTCCAATTAAGTTAGAAAAATAAACTCTGttgttaaatgtataaaaatatctaatttaatgcagaaaatatatattacaaGTAGAGTAATGTTTTATTTAGTATGAAAAAATCTTAAACCACTGAACATTATTGGCTGTGTTAGAGCTGCAGTGTAATGAATTGAGAAGGGACATTAATTGTTCAGTTCACTATGATGTCATGTTAAATGTCTTTTATTAATGAACTGTTACTCCCATCTGAGGCAGCTGATTACCTCTAATCCATTGCTAAGTCCTCTTAGTTGATTTCAATGAATCACTTAAACCAAACccaaagggggggaaaaaaatccaaataatttACAGTTCAATCTATAAAGTCCTAGAACTACATTCCCTTAAAGAAGGTCTGGCTTCCTATAACTCAAGCAAGATGGTTTGATTTAATGCAGCTGACATATAgatctattttacatttttttaatttcaaaaatacAACACATTAAAATAGGTTCAATTTATCAAAGCTAAGAGCAACAATTAAGTAATAATGTACTTAAAGTGCAAAGGCACTTTAACACAAGAAAGTGATGCCCAGTGGCTATACTTGTAATTGAAACAGCAGTATTGTATattattatttacaaaaaaaagttaTAGTCCAGGAAAAAGATCTTTGGAGATCTTCTACATAATACATTACCTTTCCACTTTAaattgaagagaaaaaaaaagtcccccttcctcccaactcaaaaaaaaaaaaaagagaattatgCAAAAATCTATTGTCGAAACATTCATTTGCAGAGACAGTTCctaaggggaggggaaaaagaagaaagatgTAGAAATAACTTAAAGGGACCTTTGCAAAAGCAACACTACACCCTCAGCACAGTATAAGAGGGCTGTGTTTGCttgttttcagaattttaaaaagtggaaatattGAGAATGTGACAAGTCACACTGATTCAGAACTCAATACCAATCAAGTTTGACTTTAAGACCCTTTTAaaatgcctcctcctccccccccccatccaccctcACAGCTGACTAATTGCAGTTTGTTTTTCCAGAACTTCGAGGTAGTCTGGTTCCGTTTGTAGCTTTCCTTGCAGCAAAGGATGCTCGGGTTTAGACTGTTCTGCAAAATATTTCCTGGGTGTTCCATACAAAACAGTCTTATTTATCCTGTCCTGGTTTTGGCGTCTGGATTCATAGGAAGGAGCAAACTGCCTTTTGGGTAAGGTGCAAAAGTTATAATGAACAACCCCTCCACTGGGGAGTTCCTTGACCCTCTCTGCAATGTTTTGATacagcagctctggctccctTGGCGAGGACTGCTTTTCCAGCAATTCAGCGGCACTGATTGTAAATGCAAGGCTGGCGGAGTCTTCCTTTTTGTGGTCAAGATTGCTATAGCTAAACTCATGGAGATTCCTGTAGTATGCAACTGGATCCCCTTCCTTTTGCATGTAGATTGGGTTTTGGCACATCTGCCCGACAGGAGGGGGGATGTAGTTATAAACATGCCCTTCAGTTTTATCGTGGCTCTCCATGTTGTAAGACCCATACTGCAGCTGAAATGAACTTATGTCTAAGTTGTTTGCACTGTTGGGCACGCTTGGCACTCCCTTTCGGCGTTTCAGAACAAAGACAAACAAGCCTGCCccaaaacagacagacaagatAAACACAACCAGCAAGCCTAAAATTAAGACAGAGAGTGGAACTTCTGTGTGTATTTCTGGATAGGAGCTGGGCGAGACGCTAAGGGACTGTGGTGTGTCTGTGTTATGACTCATAGAGAAGAGAGTAGAATCTGACAAGTTAGGGTTCTCTGGACAGATGGCCTCTTTGCTCAGGAATTTCAGATGTTCTCCTGAGTGCTTAGCTGGAGACTCGCATATGACCTCATTGATAACTACAGGGGGACTTGACTGTTGATTGTTCTGCTCAGTGACATGCTCTATCCAGTTCCTGAGCCCCATTATGTCACACGTGCAATCCCAAGGATTTTCTTGGAGGTCTATCTGAATTAAAGCCGAGAGCTGGTCAAGGATGCCTCTCACAGGCAAGTGTGAAAAGTGGTTGTTCCTCAGATTGAGCCTCGTGAGGGAAGTACCACCAAACACATTATCAGGCAAAGACCTCAGCAAGTTGTTGTTCAGAAATAATAGATGAAGGTTGCTCAGAGCATCAAAAGTGCGTGGCAGGATTTCCTTAATGACATTATACTCTAAGTAGAGATACTGCAAGCTCTGCAGTCCATTGAACATAGAAGGGTACAAGATTTCAAGGTAATTGCCATTGAGATAAAGTCTGCGTAAACTGGTGAGGTTTGTAAAGGCACCTTCCTGTATCACTGCAATCCTGTTGTTTCCTAAATGTAACAAATCCAGAGAACTGTATTCAAGGAGATCAGTTTTATAAACAACCTGTAGATAGTTACTTGTAAGGTAAAGTTTCTTTGGACTggtgggtttggggtggagatcTGAGATGTTACTGATCTTTTTCTCTTGGCAGTTCACATTTAGACCATTGTCAGAGCTTTGCGAAGTGCAGACACAGCCACTGGGGCAGGTGATGGGCACAGGGGACTTGGTCTGGTAAACCATGATAGGTCCGAAAATTTGCCGGTCTTTTGACACCGTGACCCGAGGCGTTGGACGGTTCCTCGTTTTGGGTGGCCGGCTGGCTTTTGGGGCTCTGGTGGGGCTGATGGCAGGGTTGGCCGTGGGTGAGAGCCTCTGGATGTGTGTGTCTGAGTGGGAAGGGTGCTTTTCCCTCTGGTGAGAGTCACTGGAACTTTTCCGAGGGCAGAGGTCTTGCCGGGTGAGCTGGGTCACGTCCTTCCCATGCAGCCGGAAGGGCGTCTCACAGACGATCTCCCCGACAAAGACGGTGATGGTGTCCAGCCAGGCTTTGAGGGGGAGCAGGTCGCAGGTGCAATTCCAAGGGTTCTCCTCCAGCTGGATCTCCATGATCCCACCAATGTGCTCCAGGACACCGGCGAAGGGCAACATCTTCAGCCTGTTCCCCCTCAGGTCCAGGTGGGTGAGCAGGACGAAGCGGAAGACATTGCTGGGCAGGGACAGCAGGAGGTTGTCGTTGAGGATGAGGACTTTCAGCTTGTTGAGCTGGCTGAAGGCTCCGGCCTCGATGGCGCTGATATAGTTGTAATCGGCCTGCAGGTATTCCAGGCTCTCCAGGCCCAGGAAGGTGTCCTCCCGTAGCACCTCCAGCCTGTTGTTGTTGAGGTGCAGCCTCTTGAGGGTCCGCAGGCCACTGAAGGCCCCGGTGCGGATCTCCTGCATGTCGTTGTTGCCCAGGTGCAGGGTCACGGCGTTGGAATAGTTGACAAACTCATTGGGGTGCAGGCGGGTGAGGGCGTTGCCGCTGAGGAACAGCTGGTAGATCTTGGAGGGGGGCGGCTGCAGGAGGCTGACGGTGGTGAAGCCTTTGTTCTCGCAGTTGATGTTCAGCACGTTCTCCTTCTCCTCGCAGGGGCAGCGGCTCCGGCTGCAAATGTCTTTGGCGGGCTTGCGGCTCTCCGTCGTGGGCGAGATCCCAGCCACTGTCAACACACTGAGCAACCAGACCCCCTTCAGCATCTTTAGGCGCCGTGCGGGTCCCAGCTCCGGTACCTGCAGACAAACCTGCAagcagatggggaggggaaggagagcccCAGTTAAGGAAGCCAGGAAAGGGGGGAGCAACAAGGCAGATCAGGGCAaaagccccccccacacacacatacaccccctcctcccactggCCCTGGGGGCAGctcgccctgccccagcccagagcagtcctgctaaccccctgccccccgaGTTACCCCAAAACTGGctcagacccccccccctccaaacagCTGCaggggacccccccacacacacccacccggCAGAGCCCCTCCCGCTGCAGAGCCGCCTGCCTCTGCTCAGCCCCGAGCGGCCCCGCTCCCGGGCGGCTCCTTGCGCCCCGACTCCGAGCGCTCCCCCGGCCGGGCAGCGCCAGCGGGGCGCCCCGGACCCCCCCGGACCCCGGGCCGCGGTACTCACGCATCAGGACCGCACCCGGCTCCCCGCCCGCGCACCGACCCACGCGCTCCGCATCCCGCCGGCCGCCGGGGAGACCGGCCGCCCCGCGCCGCGCTCCGGTCCCGGCGGCAGCAAGAGGCGGCCGCTCCGCATGGAAGTTTCGCCCCGCGGGCCGGGCAGGGGGAGAGACGCCGCCCGCCGCCCGCCGCTCCCGTCCCGGCTGCAGCCCGCGCCCCGCCGCTGCGCCGAGCGCTTTGAATCCCGGGGCTTTTGCAGGCTGCCCTTGGACGGAGCCGGGGCTGACGTCACGCCCGGGGATGGGGCTGCCGGGGGACGCacgtctcttcccccccccttccctccccgccccactcccgccccgcagcctcTTCTTGCGgggtcccccccccgccccccaagcccGCTCCGCTGCCTCGGGAGCGCTGAGCTCGCCGCTACACCGGCAGCGTGGCCCTCCCCagcagccgggggagggggaggcaaaaGCCGGCTTCACCTGGATCCTGCCAGGGTTTGGCCCCcgagtctcccccccccccacccctttccaccccccctccaccGCAGTCGCACGGTCCAAAGCCAAGAGGCGTCCAGCAGCTTCGGCTGCGCACCAAAATCTGGCGGCCGGAGCAGAGGGTTCCGCAAAAAACCCGGCGCCGGCATCCGGATCCAGCCAAATTTTGGCCCCGACCCTCGCCCCCCAACGTCCCTAGCGCCTACCTCCGTACCCAACGCTGGGAGAGCTGCAAACCCACTAAGGGGGTCTGAACACGCCCGCCTCCCCCTCCGCGGGGGTTGACAGTGAATGGGAGAGGTGTTTCGAAATCCCTTACGTTGCTTGGAGTAGCTCAGCCAAGAGCTGACCAGGCTCAAACAACATATAATGTGATCATTCACACCGGCTAGACTATCTGGGCTGCCAAACTGCCAGGGTTACGGCATGAGATTTGGCTGCCGCTAGAAAAGAACGAGATGTCAGAGCCGGGTTGCTGGGGCTTCACTTAAGCACAATGCATTGGATACAGTTTTATCTGATGTAAAAGGAGGGCTGAACTTGCTGTCTATTGAGAAGGTAaaactttgggggaggggggtctatCGGGGGGAAGGACAAGATCATTCATGACGATTGTTTTCCAGGGCTCCTGTGCCAAGATGCAGTATTATCAGAGTTTTATAGCGGGAGATCTCTATTTATGAAGTTAAACGTAGAGATTTTCTGGCCAAAAATTTGCTGGACCAGGCAACACCTAGGTGTCTGCTGTACGAGGTTGTGTGGCTGTTTAACCAGGATGTGTGGGAGCTCGGATTTTAGGAACAGCAACATGTGTTGCCTATTCTGCTGGGGACTTGGGGAGGGGGTCAAAAAAAAAGGTAAGAGCCATCAGGCTTCCAGCACTGGATAGACGTCTCTGAGATGGTGCTGAGCAGGGATGCACTGGCTTGGCGTTGCAATCTGAGCAGCTGCACTTATTCTCTATTTAGGTATTTtaggaaatggggagggggagcctgaAAAAAAGAATCAGGGTGTTGGAGTCACATTTTTGCAATACTGCTGCTCCAGCCCGCAACAGGGTCTgaatttttgggtgccctatgtttccccacacacacatagagTACAGCGTGGGGCCAAAATTTGCCAAGATCCATGTACTGGATCCAGAGTTTTGCAATGGGATGCATCAACGTCCAGAATTTTTTGCAGCCgttttttgcttgttttctcATTCAACGTTAGAAGttgagggcaaaatttggctgGATTCAGAAGCATCTATATGCTGGGTCCAGGTTTTTGTAGTGCTCCTGctctggatgatttttttttttccagtaggcGTGTTTAGATTGTTCTCTATTTTGAGGATACAGTTTGGAGACTTTGGGACTAAAGATATGCAGGACCCACTTTTTCCCTGGGGGGGGGAATACTTTGGAGTGTCAGTGCCCACACACACAGGCAtccacccaccctctcctggcCTCCTTCCATGCACCACACGTATACACAACACTGTAACATCCTTGACACTCTCTTGAGAAATGCACAACTCTCTCCAACAGACTGCAAAAGCAGAAGGCAACAGTAAGTCCACTGCATTTCTTTCTGATGGCTTTATGTATGCATGTGCGGTTTTGTGCATGAACTATTTTGACATGTAGTGTGTACTGGTGTTAACGTGTCCTGTCCTGGACTTGGTTTGTGGAACTGTATATGCTGGGCTTGCATACGTGTGCCTTAGAACCAAGGTGCATTTATGTCAGTTGCTAATGATGTCTGTGGAAAGAGTATTCAGACACTGCGCATCTCAGCAGTAATTGCCAGCTGTATGTGGGATGGAAGGAACAGCGTGTCAGGGGATGGCAGGAGTAATAAGCACAGAGAAGATGCTGATGCCATTACACTACAAGTACATATGTACAATGATCATGGTAGTAGGAGGAGTAAAGGGGATATTTAGGAGCAAAGTTATGATTTTCTCAGTACACCATAAATGTTTTATAATCCCTTTACTTAACAAGTAAATGGTAAAAGCATTTGCTTTGCTGCCtgttttgccccccccccccttgactTCATTTAATTAAATCCAGATCAATTCCAGGCATTAGGATTGTGTGGGAGCCTCAATCTGATGGTGGCCTTCAACAAACTTCAATTTTGTACTTACATTCTCGGTTGTCAAAGGAGTCAACAGGCAGAGAGGCTGTAGTGGTTTAGGGAGATGCTGGTTTCTGCCCAAAAATGCTGGCTTTCCAGACAATTTTTGTTATCCCCcatacctcccccccacacatacacacttggAGGAAAAGACTCATAGATCAGGTcatttgtgatcatctagtctgatctcctgcctaACACAAACAATAGGACTtacctgaattaattcctgttggaagtagagcacatcttttagaaaaaaaacattcagtcttgatttaacaattttgtgtgatggagaatctaccttGGTAAGTTATTCCAGTTGTGAATTACCTtcgctgttaaaaatttgcaccttatttcaagTTTAAATTgttctagcttcagtttccagctacAGGATCTttttatatctttgtctgctacaTTGACGTCCCCTCTCTTAtcgaatctctgttctccatgtaGATAATTTTCAAGTGTAGAAGGATAGGAATGAATGAAGGACTCGCTTGATCCAAGCCTAGACAGCTTCAAATAGTGTGAGAGCACCTTATGCAGGTTAAATATGCTACAGCAAATGGAAGCTCCTGCATGGTCTTAGAGCCTGCATGGTATCCCTTGGCTATTAAAAAGAATTGAATACAACATAGGGATACAAAGTGCTGCACAGATCAGTGCCCTTACAGAACTCCGCTAACCATACTGTCTTCCCCTTCATATGTGTGGATATCATGGGGCAGGTTTTCTAACTCCATAGAAACATGGACTGGGGGAGACTTTCTTCAGTCATAATATCAGATTTTCTGAAGGAGAAAAAGTTGGTGAGGGTCAAACACCTTTCCATATACAGGTGGTAAAAATTTCTGGCAAAAATCTCATCATCCAGTAAAAGAGGAATGACAAAAGGGAGAGACCTTCTCTAAGGTCCTGTGGTGTGAGATGCAAGACGAGAATGGGAAATCtctagaaagcttatgctcaaataaatttattagtctctaaggtgccacaagtactccttatcttttttCTAGAAAGGTAGAAACTCAGCTGAATTTCTGTTAGGTGAGCAATAGCTACCTTTACTCATCAGTTGGAAACCATTGCCCCAAGGTGAATGTGTGGTGGAATGGCTAGGTGGTCTGAATGCATTTGTCAGGAATGGGTACATGAAATGCTTCACCGTCCTGTTAGTTAAACAAGGGGTTAAGACTTGAGCAGTGAAATGATGTCTGCAAAGCATTTGCATCCTTGCATTCTCCTTGTTGCTGAAGTTTTAACATCTATTTCAGTAGCTCTTGGTATTCCAGCCCATCTCTCCTTGAGCTACATAATCTGAGGACTGTAATCATCTCACGGACACAAACCAATCCACTAAGTCTCAATGAGggaaagtggcaatttttcacaCTACTTCTGTCCCCAAATGGAGCTAGTGCTTAGGGTCCTGAGATAAGCTCATAGACTTCATtacctctctctgtgtgtgctcCCAGAGTCATCTGCCTGTGTGTGTTTTCCTAGATATGTCCGGGTGGGTGGACTGCTTGAGACATTGTCACtctgtgagtgtgagtgtgtgtgtagttATTGTTACATTGTGAGatatttttattctttactaACAGTGATTATTAAGAAAATAAACAGTTACTGTATTTAGCAGTAAACAGGCAAAATAATTGTGTCTTGTAGTATAAGGCTTTATCTCAGCCAGCAGCAATAAAAAGCATGTTGTAAAGAcgagggagaaagaggaggatcCTGCTGCACCGGCTTCCTTTGGGGAGTGGAGGAAAAGGGATGGGAATGCGACAGTCAATGTGAagggcagagaggggagagaacagGCAGACTCTGCCCACAACCTGGGTGCCttgatttcttttcttcctcagcaGCAAACCGGGGAATGTGTGCAACTGCGAGAGGCAGAGATGTTGCCTCCACCAAAGAGCCACCAGACACCCCAGCTGAGGTGGTGGACAACTTACCACACAGCCCAGTAGCTACCTGCAATGTGGGCTGCTGGGTTGGAGTTTGCCCAGTAGGCTGAAATGTTTAACTGGCAAGGCTATTGACTAGAATTTCTTAAACCCTGTGATGCATTTATTTAATTCAgttcccccgccctccccaatACCCTAAAATCTCTGTGCTGTATTGGGATTGTGTTTATTAATATTTCATGACCATTTACTATGTGAACAAAATAACTCAATGATACAACTTAAAACAAACCTGCTATCAACTCCTATTCCCAGCTCCAGGCTCCTGCAGGAACTGAAATCCTAACCAGGAATGTACATTGTTTTAAGGGCCACTCTCTCCTCTCTAGAGCTGAAGAGGTCCCTCCCATCATCACCATTGTTTTGCATCATTTTTGAagaatactgatttttttaaaaataaaaatcatatatTTTCTGAGTTATAACAACAAAATCTGCTTCAGTATGAAACTGGATATACAAGcacttggggggaaaaacaacaactcTCCAGTCTACTAATGCACTGGGTACATCGATACATTCAGTACCATGTTATTACCAACACATATTTCCTTAGCTTGAGCCCACTCCCTTCAGTCTTACTTGAAAAaacctcctcctccatccccacccgTTGATGTGAGGCCCAATTCAGCACAACACGTGCTTAAATGTGTGCAAGTTCATATGTCCATccatattcagcaaagcacttaggcctgatccaaagactattgaagtcaatggaaagaatccaaTAGACTTCAATGGGTCTGGGATTATTTCTTTAAACAAACGCTTAACTTGAAGTCTCATTGAGTTAAACAGGCTAAGTATCTGCttagatgctttgctgaatcccTTAAATGGGAGTTTTACCCTGATAGGGACAGCAGGACAGGTTTTTCTAATGACAGATATTCCCATGATACACATCAATGGATTTATTGTTTCTTTCATTGTGAGAGGGTAACTATTAAACAGCTAATGCAACtacttaaaataaattaataataggGTTCCTTTTATGTATAATCTATGTTGAATATAttgtaaacatatttttaaatgtgagtGTCCAGTTCTGCAGACACTTACAATGTGAGTATCTTTA contains:
- the SLITRK2 gene encoding SLIT and NTRK-like protein 2; the encoded protein is MLKGVWLLSVLTVAGISPTTESRKPAKDICSRSRCPCEEKENVLNINCENKGFTTVSLLQPPPSKIYQLFLSGNALTRLHPNEFVNYSNAVTLHLGNNDMQEIRTGAFSGLRTLKRLHLNNNRLEVLREDTFLGLESLEYLQADYNYISAIEAGAFSQLNKLKVLILNDNLLLSLPSNVFRFVLLTHLDLRGNRLKMLPFAGVLEHIGGIMEIQLEENPWNCTCDLLPLKAWLDTITVFVGEIVCETPFRLHGKDVTQLTRQDLCPRKSSSDSHQREKHPSHSDTHIQRLSPTANPAISPTRAPKASRPPKTRNRPTPRVTVSKDRQIFGPIMVYQTKSPVPITCPSGCVCTSQSSDNGLNVNCQEKKISNISDLHPKPTSPKKLYLTSNYLQVVYKTDLLEYSSLDLLHLGNNRIAVIQEGAFTNLTSLRRLYLNGNYLEILYPSMFNGLQSLQYLYLEYNVIKEILPRTFDALSNLHLLFLNNNLLRSLPDNVFGGTSLTRLNLRNNHFSHLPVRGILDQLSALIQIDLQENPWDCTCDIMGLRNWIEHVTEQNNQQSSPPVVINEVICESPAKHSGEHLKFLSKEAICPENPNLSDSTLFSMSHNTDTPQSLSVSPSSYPEIHTEVPLSVLILGLLVVFILSVCFGAGLFVFVLKRRKGVPSVPNSANNLDISSFQLQYGSYNMESHDKTEGHVYNYIPPPVGQMCQNPIYMQKEGDPVAYYRNLHEFSYSNLDHKKEDSASLAFTISAAELLEKQSSPREPELLYQNIAERVKELPSGGVVHYNFCTLPKRQFAPSYESRRQNQDRINKTVLYGTPRKYFAEQSKPEHPLLQGKLQTEPDYLEVLEKQTAISQL